In Amycolatopsis jiangsuensis, the following proteins share a genomic window:
- the glnA gene encoding type I glutamate--ammonia ligase: MPTTPDDIQRLIADEKVESIDVRFCDLPGVMQHFTVPAKAFDLEAYEEGLAFDGSSVRGFQSIHESDMLLLPDPETARIDPFRKMKTLSLNFFVHDPFTREAYSRDPRNIARKAEQYIAEYGVADNVFFGPEAEFYIFDSVRFEDAEHLSFHEIDSVEGWWNTGADTEGGNQGYKTKFKGGYFPVPPVDHFADLRDDIVRQLQSQGFEIERAHHEVGTAGQTEINYKFNTLLHAADDLQLFKYIVKNTVFAAGKTATFMPKPLAGDNGSGMHCHQSLWKDGQPLFHDESGYAGLSDTARHYIGGLLKHAPSLLAFTNPTVNSYHRLVPGFEAPVSLVYSQRNRSACVRIPITGNNPKAKRAEFRCPDSSGNPYLAFSAMMMAGLDGIKNKIEPAEPIDKDLYELPPEEAKNVKLVPGDLGTVLDTLEADHDFLLEGGVFTPDVIDTWISYKRENEIDPLRLRPHPYEFSLYYDV; this comes from the coding sequence GTGCCCACTACTCCAGACGACATCCAGCGCCTCATCGCCGACGAGAAGGTGGAGTCCATCGACGTCAGGTTCTGCGACCTGCCGGGCGTCATGCAGCACTTCACGGTGCCCGCCAAGGCGTTCGACCTGGAGGCCTACGAAGAGGGCCTGGCCTTCGACGGATCCTCGGTGCGCGGCTTCCAGTCGATCCACGAGTCCGACATGCTGCTGCTGCCGGACCCCGAGACGGCCCGGATCGACCCGTTCCGCAAGATGAAGACGCTGTCGCTCAACTTCTTCGTGCACGACCCGTTCACGCGCGAGGCCTACAGCCGCGACCCGCGCAACATCGCGCGCAAGGCCGAGCAGTACATCGCCGAGTACGGGGTCGCGGACAACGTGTTCTTCGGTCCCGAGGCCGAGTTCTACATCTTCGACTCGGTCCGCTTCGAGGACGCCGAACACCTGTCGTTCCACGAGATCGACTCGGTCGAGGGCTGGTGGAACACTGGCGCCGACACCGAAGGCGGCAACCAGGGCTACAAGACGAAGTTCAAGGGCGGCTACTTCCCGGTGCCGCCGGTCGACCACTTCGCCGACCTGCGTGACGACATCGTCCGCCAGCTGCAGAGCCAGGGCTTCGAGATCGAGCGCGCGCACCACGAGGTGGGCACCGCCGGTCAGACCGAGATCAACTACAAGTTCAACACGCTGCTGCACGCCGCGGACGACCTGCAGCTGTTCAAGTACATCGTGAAGAACACCGTGTTCGCCGCGGGCAAGACCGCGACGTTCATGCCGAAGCCGCTGGCCGGCGACAACGGCTCGGGCATGCACTGCCACCAGTCGCTGTGGAAGGACGGCCAGCCGCTGTTCCACGACGAGTCCGGTTACGCGGGCCTGTCCGACACCGCGCGGCACTACATCGGCGGTCTGCTCAAGCACGCACCGAGCCTGCTGGCCTTCACCAACCCGACGGTGAACTCCTACCACCGCCTGGTGCCGGGCTTCGAGGCGCCGGTCAGCCTGGTGTACTCGCAGCGCAACCGCTCGGCGTGCGTGCGCATTCCGATCACCGGCAACAACCCGAAGGCCAAGCGCGCCGAGTTCCGCTGCCCGGACTCCTCCGGCAACCCGTACCTGGCCTTCTCCGCCATGATGATGGCCGGCCTCGACGGCATCAAGAACAAGATCGAGCCCGCGGAGCCGATCGACAAGGACCTCTACGAGCTGCCGCCCGAGGAGGCAAAGAACGTCAAGCTGGTCCCCGGCGACCTCGGCACGGTCCTCGACACCCTGGAAGCCGACCACGACTTCCTGCTCGAGGGTGGCGTCTTCACGCCCGACGTGATCGACACGTGGATCTCCTACAAGCGCGAGAACGAGATCGACCCGCTGCGGCTGCGTCCGCACCCGTACGAGTTCTCGCTGTACTACGACGTGTGA
- a CDS encoding WhiB family transcriptional regulator, with translation MSSAIALAESAVTDGFDVGIGDLLDGVTDPEVPCRSRDADLWFAESPAELERAKAFCAGCPVRDACLAGALARREPWGVWGGEIFERGVVIARKRPRGRPRKNATLETAVTTTARSAAA, from the coding sequence ATGTCATCCGCCATCGCACTCGCCGAGAGTGCCGTGACCGACGGGTTCGACGTCGGCATCGGTGACCTGCTCGACGGCGTGACCGACCCCGAGGTGCCCTGCCGCTCGCGCGACGCCGACCTGTGGTTCGCCGAATCACCGGCCGAGCTGGAGCGGGCGAAGGCGTTCTGCGCCGGCTGCCCGGTGCGCGACGCCTGCCTTGCCGGCGCCCTCGCCCGGCGCGAGCCGTGGGGAGTCTGGGGCGGCGAGATCTTCGAACGCGGCGTGGTGATCGCACGCAAGCGGCCCCGCGGCCGCCCGCGCAAGAACGCCACCCTCGAGACCGCCGTCACCACCACCGCCCGGAGCGCCGCCGCATGA
- a CDS encoding DUF4191 domain-containing protein, producing the protein MAGKQDKEAAKEAKREKRAAGKARRGQLFEAFKMQRREDPMLIPWMVGSIVVVAGVLFGIGFLFDIQWTLLPLGVVLGVLLAVIIFGRRVQRTVFAKADGQPGAAAWALENLRGKWKVTPTVAATTQLDAVHRVLGHPGVVLVAEGAPHRVKNLLAQEKKRVSRLIGETPIYDFTIGHEEKQVPLKKLQSHLTKLPRNLKPAQVDALEAKLAALGSRGAAMPKGPMPAGAKMRNVQRTIRRR; encoded by the coding sequence ATGGCGGGTAAGCAGGACAAGGAAGCGGCCAAGGAGGCCAAGCGGGAGAAGCGCGCGGCCGGCAAGGCGCGGCGCGGGCAGCTGTTCGAGGCGTTCAAGATGCAACGCCGCGAAGATCCGATGCTCATCCCCTGGATGGTCGGTTCGATCGTGGTCGTGGCCGGGGTGCTTTTCGGCATCGGGTTCCTCTTCGACATCCAGTGGACGCTGCTGCCGCTGGGCGTCGTGCTCGGTGTCCTGCTCGCCGTGATCATCTTCGGCCGCCGGGTGCAGCGCACGGTCTTCGCGAAGGCGGACGGCCAGCCGGGCGCGGCCGCGTGGGCGCTGGAGAACCTGCGCGGCAAGTGGAAGGTGACGCCGACGGTGGCCGCCACCACGCAGCTCGACGCCGTGCACCGCGTGCTCGGGCACCCCGGCGTGGTGCTCGTCGCCGAGGGCGCGCCGCACCGGGTGAAGAACTTGCTCGCGCAGGAGAAGAAGCGCGTCTCGCGGCTGATCGGCGAGACCCCGATCTACGACTTCACCATCGGGCACGAAGAGAAGCAGGTGCCGCTCAAGAAGCTGCAGAGCCACCTCACGAAGCTGCCGCGCAACCTCAAGCCCGCCCAGGTCGACGCGCTGGAGGCGAAGCTCGCCGCGCTCGGTTCGCGCGGCGCGGCCATGCCGAAGGGGCCGATGCCGGCCGGCGCGAAGATGCGCAACGTGCAGCGCACCATCCGCCGCCGCTGA
- a CDS encoding ATP-dependent DNA helicase UvrD2: protein MATASSSQSSPRRLSLLDGLDPEQRAAAAAPRGPVCVLAGAGTGKTRTITHRIAHLVRSGHVAPGQVLAVTFTTRAAGEMRTRLRGLGVEAAQALTFHAAARRQLRYFWPRVVGDRPWDLVDNKFRLVVQAAQRLRLSTEAEVVRDLASEIEWSKASLVSPEEYAAVAARTQRATPAPVAQVAEVYRQYEELKTAAQVLDFDDLLLHTTAVLEKHEAVAVEFRDRYRCFVVDEYQDVTPLQQRLLDAWLGGRDDLTVVGDANQTIYSFGGASPRSLLEFTRRFPEATVVRLERDYRSTPQVVSLANRVIGAARGRPAGSRLKLVGQRPEGPEPRFAEHEDEAVEAAAVARRVRELLDGGVAASEIAVLFRVNAQSEAYEQALTEAGIPYLIRGGERFFQRAEVRQAMSALRAASVEPSSAELVTAVRSVLARVGLTEQPPAGGAAKERWDALLALVELAEELAAAVDDVDLPRFVADLEQRAAAQHPPTVEGVTLASLHAAKGLEWDAVFLVGLSEGTMPILHADGDDAAIEEERRLFYVGVTRAREHLSLSWSLARGPGSRRNRRRSRFLYGLIPEDHPAARIARAQQAPKAATKVNRCRMCGGPLVQTMEVKLGRCARCPSTVDEELLEKLKAWRGERSRELKVPAFVVFTDATLMAIAEQRPTDDGALVSISGIGATKLARFGAEVLDVVRDSVRG from the coding sequence GTGGCCACCGCATCGTCTTCGCAGAGCAGTCCACGCCGTCTCAGCTTGCTCGACGGGCTCGATCCCGAGCAGCGCGCCGCCGCGGCCGCGCCCCGCGGCCCGGTGTGCGTCCTGGCGGGGGCAGGCACGGGGAAGACGCGCACGATCACGCACCGTATCGCGCACCTGGTCCGTTCCGGGCACGTCGCACCTGGTCAGGTGCTTGCGGTCACCTTCACCACGCGTGCGGCAGGCGAGATGCGCACCCGGCTGCGCGGGCTCGGCGTCGAGGCGGCACAGGCGCTCACCTTCCACGCGGCTGCCCGCCGTCAGCTCCGCTACTTCTGGCCGCGGGTCGTGGGGGACCGGCCGTGGGACCTGGTCGACAACAAGTTCCGGCTGGTCGTGCAGGCCGCTCAGCGGCTGCGGCTGAGCACCGAAGCCGAGGTGGTGCGCGACCTCGCGAGCGAGATCGAGTGGAGCAAGGCTTCGCTGGTGTCGCCGGAGGAGTACGCGGCTGTCGCGGCACGTACGCAGCGGGCCACGCCGGCGCCGGTCGCGCAGGTCGCGGAGGTGTACCGGCAGTACGAAGAGCTGAAGACGGCCGCGCAGGTGCTCGACTTCGACGATCTCCTGTTGCACACCACCGCGGTGCTCGAGAAGCACGAAGCGGTCGCTGTCGAGTTCCGTGACCGCTACCGCTGCTTCGTCGTTGACGAGTACCAGGACGTCACGCCGTTGCAGCAGCGTCTGCTCGACGCGTGGCTCGGCGGCCGCGACGACCTCACTGTGGTCGGTGACGCCAACCAGACCATCTACTCGTTCGGCGGTGCCTCACCGCGGTCGTTGCTGGAGTTCACGAGGCGGTTCCCCGAGGCGACGGTGGTGCGGCTCGAGCGCGACTACCGGTCGACGCCGCAGGTGGTGTCGCTCGCGAACCGCGTGATCGGGGCGGCCCGCGGTCGTCCGGCCGGTTCGCGGCTGAAGCTCGTGGGCCAGCGCCCGGAGGGACCCGAACCGCGGTTCGCCGAGCACGAGGACGAAGCCGTCGAGGCCGCCGCCGTCGCGCGGCGGGTCCGCGAGCTGCTCGACGGCGGCGTCGCGGCGAGCGAGATCGCCGTGCTGTTCCGCGTGAACGCGCAGTCGGAGGCATACGAGCAGGCGCTCACCGAGGCCGGGATCCCGTATCTGATCCGCGGCGGCGAACGGTTCTTCCAGCGCGCCGAGGTGCGGCAGGCGATGTCGGCACTGCGCGCGGCGTCCGTCGAACCGTCTTCGGCGGAGCTCGTGACCGCAGTGCGTTCCGTTCTCGCGCGCGTCGGTCTCACCGAGCAGCCGCCGGCGGGTGGCGCCGCGAAGGAGCGGTGGGACGCGCTGCTCGCGCTCGTCGAGCTGGCCGAGGAGCTGGCGGCAGCAGTCGACGACGTGGACCTACCGCGGTTTGTGGCGGACCTTGAGCAGCGCGCGGCAGCCCAGCACCCGCCGACGGTCGAGGGCGTCACGCTGGCGTCGCTTCACGCCGCGAAGGGGCTCGAGTGGGACGCGGTGTTCCTCGTCGGGCTGTCGGAGGGCACGATGCCGATCCTTCACGCGGACGGTGACGACGCCGCCATCGAGGAGGAACGCCGGCTGTTCTACGTCGGCGTCACGCGGGCGCGTGAGCACCTGTCGTTGTCCTGGTCGCTCGCGCGCGGCCCGGGCAGCCGGCGCAACCGTCGGCGCAGCCGCTTCCTGTACGGGCTGATTCCGGAGGACCATCCGGCGGCGCGCATCGCGCGTGCCCAGCAGGCACCGAAGGCCGCCACGAAGGTGAACCGCTGCCGCATGTGCGGCGGTCCGCTGGTGCAGACCATGGAGGTCAAACTCGGCCGGTGCGCTCGGTGCCCGTCCACAGTGGATGAAGAACTGCTGGAGAAGCTGAAAGCCTGGCGGGGAGAGCGGTCCCGGGAGCTGAAGGTGCCCGCGTTCGTGGTGTTCACCGACGCCACGCTGATGGCGATAGCCGAACAACGACCGACCGACGACGGCGCACTCGTGTCGATCTCCGGCATCGGAGCCACGAAGCTGGCCCGCTTCGGCGCCGAGGTACTCGACGTGGTGCGCGACTCGGTACGGGGTTGA
- a CDS encoding class I SAM-dependent methyltransferase yields the protein MSAHSHDHIDWADRLALLRAADSLDSDAQAAAAARLVARLPGTPTVVDLGCGAGGMSTHFARELAARDGGTIILADATPELLDEAERAVRAVAGSVVDVRAVHADAADTDLPETLPAADLVWASRVVHHLPDQQAAVGTLAAVVRPGGIVALSEGGLSFSCLPWDLGMGRPGLEERLHAAQAEWFVGMREGIDGSVPMPYGWPIALERAGLAEVGSFSMLVDHPAPGPDALPGYVHHHLSRIAEHAAELLTAEDRADLAALLDPESPHHLANRRDLYLLGARSVHHGRVS from the coding sequence ATGTCCGCGCATAGTCACGATCACATCGACTGGGCTGATCGGCTCGCGTTGCTCCGTGCCGCCGACAGTCTCGACTCCGACGCGCAGGCGGCTGCTGCCGCCCGGCTTGTCGCGCGGCTTCCCGGCACGCCGACGGTGGTCGACCTCGGCTGTGGCGCGGGCGGGATGAGCACCCACTTCGCCCGGGAACTCGCTGCTCGCGACGGCGGCACGATCATCCTGGCGGACGCGACGCCCGAGCTTCTGGACGAGGCCGAGCGCGCTGTCCGCGCTGTGGCCGGCTCGGTCGTGGACGTGCGCGCCGTGCATGCCGACGCCGCCGACACCGACCTGCCGGAGACGTTGCCGGCCGCCGACCTGGTGTGGGCATCCCGGGTCGTGCACCACCTGCCGGACCAGCAGGCCGCGGTCGGCACGCTCGCCGCGGTGGTACGGCCGGGCGGGATCGTCGCGTTGTCCGAAGGTGGGTTGAGCTTTTCCTGCCTCCCTTGGGATCTCGGAATGGGCCGGCCCGGGCTCGAGGAGCGACTGCACGCCGCGCAGGCCGAGTGGTTCGTCGGGATGCGTGAAGGCATCGACGGCTCCGTGCCGATGCCCTACGGCTGGCCGATCGCACTCGAACGCGCCGGGCTCGCCGAGGTCGGTTCGTTCAGCATGCTGGTCGACCACCCCGCACCGGGGCCGGACGCGCTGCCTGGCTACGTGCACCACCACCTCTCCCGGATCGCCGAGCACGCTGCCGAACTCCTGACCGCGGAAGACCGCGCCGACCTCGCCGCCTTACTCGACCCGGAGAGTCCGCACCACCTCGCCAACCGACGCGACCTGTACCTCCTGGGCGCCCGGAGCGTGCACCACGGACGTGTGTCATGA
- a CDS encoding TOMM precursor leader peptide-binding protein has protein sequence MTLSTVPPPDVLLPDHPTLLPGIHVLERDDDEVQFGLDPRHGVVAGGLVPQVVEIVRRLDGRRGLDDLMIAVGEHRDQLHLLLKQLTALGLVTEAPRQAAKRIETGLWSLRARHHQTALTDRRRQSLVAVHGSGRLAVAVAVLLANAGVGHLDIRAAGTVTEADLGSGLTTLELGQLRRRAILTVLARMAPEVSTARNHRRSPDLVLLTDTLVPPPEEVAELVEEGIPHLPVRVREGTGIVGPLVVPGRSACLRCCDLHRTDMDSSWPRVASQLVGKSQRPDLGAVQACAALAVAQAMRLLSPSDEPPPTWNTTLEIDNFEGRVHHEDWEPHPDCGCGAPVAVDEDEPEEVLQEM, from the coding sequence ATGACGTTGTCCACCGTCCCGCCGCCGGACGTACTGCTTCCGGACCACCCGACCTTGCTCCCGGGCATCCACGTGCTCGAACGCGACGATGACGAGGTCCAGTTCGGCCTCGATCCGCGACATGGCGTCGTGGCAGGCGGGCTCGTCCCCCAGGTGGTCGAGATCGTCCGCCGGCTCGACGGCAGGCGCGGGCTCGACGACCTCATGATCGCGGTGGGCGAACACCGCGATCAGCTGCACCTGCTGCTCAAGCAGCTCACCGCACTGGGGCTGGTCACCGAAGCCCCGCGGCAGGCGGCCAAGCGCATCGAGACCGGTCTGTGGTCGCTACGTGCCCGCCACCATCAGACCGCTCTCACCGATCGCCGGAGGCAAAGCCTGGTCGCCGTGCACGGCAGCGGACGGCTGGCCGTCGCCGTGGCCGTGCTGCTGGCGAACGCCGGTGTCGGGCACCTCGACATCCGCGCGGCCGGCACAGTCACCGAGGCCGATCTCGGTTCCGGGCTGACCACCCTCGAGCTGGGTCAGCTCCGCCGGCGCGCGATCCTGACCGTGCTGGCCCGCATGGCACCCGAGGTGTCCACCGCCCGAAACCACCGCCGCAGCCCCGACCTCGTCTTGCTCACCGACACCCTCGTCCCGCCGCCGGAGGAAGTCGCGGAGCTGGTCGAGGAGGGCATTCCGCACCTTCCCGTCCGGGTCCGCGAGGGGACCGGCATCGTCGGCCCGCTCGTCGTGCCCGGTCGCAGTGCCTGTCTGCGGTGCTGCGACCTGCATCGGACCGACATGGATTCCTCCTGGCCACGGGTGGCGAGCCAGCTCGTCGGGAAGTCGCAACGGCCCGACCTCGGCGCGGTGCAGGCGTGCGCGGCGCTCGCCGTCGCGCAGGCCATGCGCCTGCTGTCCCCCAGTGACGAGCCGCCGCCCACGTGGAACACCACGCTGGAGATCGACAACTTCGAGGGCCGGGTCCACCACGAGGACTGGGAGCCGCACCCGGACTGCGGCTGCGGGGCACCGGTTGCGGTGGACGAGGATGAGCCAGAGGAGGTACTGCAGGAGATGTAG
- a CDS encoding ABC1 kinase family protein, producing MTDFRDRTGDREPALPRRGAARTAKLASLPLGIAGRAVGGWGKRLTGQSADQVSATLSAKAAEQLFEVLGTLKGGAMKFGQALSVFEAAVPDDMAKPYREALTKLQSAAPPMPARQTHRVLAEQLGRSWSGRFAHFDDEPAASASIGQVHRATWHDGREVAVKVQYPGADAALRSDLRQLQRFSRLFQAFVPGTDVKPLLSELAERMDEELDYLSEADNQRAFAKAFEGDPAFLIPRVVASAPKVVVTEWVTGTPLARIISDGDQETRNLAGRLLAEFHYSSPARVHLLHSDPHPGNFMLTEDGRLCVIDFGGVAKLPHGIPRHLGEMTRLALDGHSGELMQLLRGNGFVREGSELSSDEVLRYLAPFTEPLATPTFHFTRRWMQRQAGRVGDTRGTDFHVGRSLNLPPEYLMIHRVTAGSTGILCQLDAEIPARGIVERWQPGFAT from the coding sequence GTGACCGACTTTCGCGACCGCACCGGAGACCGCGAACCCGCCCTGCCCCGGCGGGGCGCAGCACGTACCGCGAAGCTGGCCAGTCTTCCGCTCGGCATCGCGGGCCGGGCCGTCGGCGGCTGGGGTAAGCGGCTCACCGGGCAGAGCGCTGACCAGGTGAGTGCGACGCTGTCGGCCAAAGCCGCGGAGCAGCTCTTCGAGGTCCTCGGCACACTCAAGGGCGGCGCGATGAAGTTCGGCCAGGCGTTGAGTGTGTTCGAGGCCGCCGTACCCGACGACATGGCCAAGCCGTACCGCGAAGCGCTCACGAAGCTGCAGTCGGCGGCCCCGCCGATGCCGGCCCGGCAGACCCATCGGGTACTCGCCGAGCAGCTGGGCCGGTCCTGGTCAGGCCGGTTCGCGCACTTCGACGACGAGCCGGCGGCGTCGGCGAGCATCGGCCAGGTCCACCGCGCGACGTGGCACGACGGCCGCGAAGTCGCGGTCAAAGTCCAGTACCCTGGTGCCGACGCGGCGTTGCGCAGCGACCTGCGCCAACTGCAGCGGTTCAGCAGGCTGTTCCAGGCGTTCGTGCCCGGCACCGACGTGAAGCCCCTGCTTTCCGAGCTGGCCGAGCGGATGGACGAGGAACTCGACTACCTCTCCGAGGCCGACAACCAGCGCGCGTTCGCCAAGGCCTTCGAGGGCGACCCCGCGTTCCTGATCCCGCGCGTCGTGGCCAGCGCGCCGAAGGTCGTGGTCACGGAGTGGGTCACCGGCACCCCGTTGGCCCGCATCATCTCCGACGGCGATCAGGAGACCCGCAATCTCGCGGGCCGATTGCTGGCCGAGTTCCATTACTCCTCGCCGGCCCGGGTGCACCTGTTGCACTCCGATCCGCATCCCGGAAACTTCATGCTCACCGAAGACGGACGCCTGTGCGTGATCGACTTCGGTGGAGTCGCCAAGCTTCCACACGGCATCCCACGGCATCTGGGCGAAATGACCCGGCTGGCACTCGACGGCCACTCCGGCGAGCTGATGCAACTGCTGCGGGGAAACGGCTTCGTGCGCGAGGGTTCCGAGCTGTCGTCGGACGAGGTGCTGCGGTACCTCGCACCGTTCACCGAGCCGTTGGCCACGCCGACGTTCCACTTCACGCGTCGCTGGATGCAGCGTCAGGCCGGCCGGGTCGGAGACACCCGCGGCACCGATTTCCACGTCGGACGGTCACTGAACCTGCCGCCCGAATATCTGATGATCCACCGGGTCACGGCCGGTTCCACCGGCATCCTCTGCCAGCTCGACGCGGAGATCCCGGCACGCGGCATCGTGGAGCGATGGCAACCCGGTTTTGCCACCTGA
- a CDS encoding RDD family protein — protein MARWTGEWLPGTGDPTTREDPPKWPGARFGLPESGVGAVAGGGQRLLALIVDLVFASLVTALFQPYDLQNVAAMQTFNLWAGAVWAVLTVIAVTFFGFTPGMGVLGIRVARLDGVAMVGPWRALVRMVLTVLIVPLLVRNADSRTWLDRATGTVVIRMR, from the coding sequence GTGGCGAGATGGACGGGTGAATGGCTGCCGGGCACCGGCGATCCCACGACGCGGGAGGATCCGCCGAAGTGGCCGGGGGCCAGGTTCGGGTTGCCCGAATCCGGCGTCGGCGCGGTCGCCGGCGGCGGGCAGCGGCTGCTCGCCCTGATCGTGGACCTGGTGTTCGCCTCGCTCGTGACCGCGCTGTTCCAGCCCTACGACCTGCAGAACGTGGCGGCGATGCAGACGTTCAACCTCTGGGCGGGGGCGGTGTGGGCGGTGCTCACCGTGATCGCGGTGACCTTCTTCGGCTTCACGCCGGGCATGGGGGTGCTCGGCATCCGCGTTGCGCGACTCGACGGCGTCGCCATGGTCGGCCCGTGGCGGGCGCTGGTGCGGATGGTGCTGACCGTGCTGATCGTGCCGCTGCTGGTGCGGAACGCGGACAGCCGCACCTGGCTTGACCGCGCCACCGGCACCGTGGTCATCCGGATGCGCTGA